One window from the genome of Dermacentor silvarum isolate Dsil-2018 chromosome 5, BIME_Dsil_1.4, whole genome shotgun sequence encodes:
- the LOC125945632 gene encoding uncharacterized protein LOC125945632 isoform X2: MFKMAKFRICRCVTCACVLVNCRHSAGIFVLNVFHFVYKTLHAMASKKSCVQVHVCACLDTESLPSTVALSSAVLAERYPLNGCSTVYVLVTCSRDLLAVATLRTIASNGKEQPAVPVLFVHEDASLLLQL, encoded by the exons atgttcaaaatggcgaagttccgaatttgtcgctgcgtgacgtgcgcgtgtgtgctcgtgaattgccgtcatagcgcggggatatttgtgctgaatgtgtttcacttcgtctacaaaactctgcacgcaatggcatcgaagaagtcgtgtgttcaggtgcacgtatgtgcaTGCTTGGATACGGAAAGCCTGCCCTCAACAGTAGCGCTGAGCTCAGCCGTGTTGGCTGAGCGCtaccccctcaacggatgttcaacagtctacgtgctcgtaacttgctcacgag acctccttgctgttgcaactctgaggacaattgcttcaaatgggaaggaacaaccagcagtgccagtgctatttgtacatgaggac gCCTCCTTGCTattgcaactctga
- the LOC125945632 gene encoding uncharacterized protein LOC125945632 isoform X1 → MFKMAKFRICRCVTCACVLVNCRHSAGIFVLNVFHFVYKTLHAMASKKSCVQVHVCACLDTESLPSTVALSSAVLAERYPLNGCSTVYVLVTCSRDLLAVATLRTIASNGKEQPAVPVLFVHEDDERVPLTPCVVYSGHNLEQAEFLHLCVDKERLFMVKNAEEGVIAIMSAFFVLNIVYGPKYFNTSAVLERLFFGLNVIMPSGVVTKFVNRVVQAMRHRGSCTLPYEC, encoded by the exons atgttcaaaatggcgaagttccgaatttgtcgctgcgtgacgtgcgcgtgtgtgctcgtgaattgccgtcatagcgcggggatatttgtgctgaatgtgtttcacttcgtctacaaaactctgcacgcaatggcatcgaagaagtcgtgtgttcaggtgcacgtatgtgcaTGCTTGGATACGGAAAGCCTGCCCTCAACAGTAGCGCTGAGCTCAGCCGTGTTGGCTGAGCGCtaccccctcaacggatgttcaacagtctacgtgctcgtaacttgctcacgag acctccttgctgttgcaactctgaggacaattgcttcaaatgggaaggaacaaccagcagtgccagtgctatttgtacatgaggac gacgagagggttccactcaccccctgtgtggtgtattctggccacaacctggaacaggcagagtttctccacctctgtgtcgacaaggagcggctgttcatggtcaaaaatgcggaggaaggggtcatcgcaatcatgagtgcattttttgtattgaacatagtatatgggcctaaatacttcaacaccagtgcagtactggaacgattgttttttggtttgaatgTAATAATGCCAAGTGGggttgttacaaagtttgtgaacagagttgtgcaggcaatgcgacaccgaggttcatgtacgttaccatacgaatgctag